AATCCTTGCTTAAGAGTGTTGGGAGGGTGTAGCAACGTCCAGTGAGTAATTCCAACCACAACAAAGTCCAAACAGCCAACAACAAAGCAAAACAGTGGAGAATACTGGATGAACACAGTGGAGAAATAAATTTACTGGGAACAACACATAACGAAttttaacaaagtaaaaattgtACATGAAAATAGACATCCTGACgaaacttttaaaaaacatttcatGGAAAACGGACAAGAAATGAAGCTAAACTAAATCATACAATTTGACACAAAATTCACGCTGCGTTGGGCGAAAACATTTTGGCTGAGCGAAAATGAACATATATGTAAGCTATTCTACTCTAGCATGCAATTCCTAAGAGATCAAAAACCTAAGGCTCATGATACCACATGATGGGGAAAAtgcatacctagagagaatataCTAAAAGGCATacaaagaaatggaagagaaattaaaattggaaaagattagagaaaggaaacttaggaaatgaagatgcgccacttgaacaagcttccaagataagcatcaagaggaggaccgccacttgcttgagcaagataaggtctgcccaaatttGGGACTTTAGGGACATaattctatctcaaagaagaatgcaagattgcaattcaactcaaatttcattcaatgcaAAGGTGTGTACAAGAAGAACCCCTAGACTTActtatatagcttttggaaGGAGTTTGGTGAAGAGTTTCAAGTGATGTGGGACTTGAAAAGCTCCAAGTTCTGTCCAGCAGCAGCTGCAACATCTCTAGGTGCATgggagtcccacattgcttaattctctcattccaaaagggtttataagcttcctagTTCTCCTAGAGTTCAAAAACTAACACTAGCTATGCTATCTTGCACTAATGCCTAGGACGCCCATTTCCTCTCCTATTCTTTTTAAAGACCAAGCCAttgaaagtcccacattgcttgttcTTAAAGAGAACGAAGAGTTTATAAGCGTTTATTGTTGACAGATTGGCAAGTGTaacaaatcgttcaagtaataataaaatggtaagtccaagtatcgttttcccaagagactcacgacactaaactgttgtgcttttgcttaaccaatcaagactataaaaataatattttgggattttttaaaataaagtgcagaaaaataaacatgaatgcaatttgatcaattgaggttaaacacaaaacaatggatgaatggatgttgttgagtactaacaatagtttcaataagagagaatatcaaaagattacattgttttccccaacaacaataggattTAGTTTACCATCGTCgcggagaaactaggtgaagaatggaatgaaagagatacaaaccctaaaaaggagaaaaggagagttgtcaccatctccaaatctaccccaaaggggtgaaaagtgtgtttctgtgcctaagccatcaaaagatacaaaccctaagacgttctggcttttaaatagggcataaaaatgacataaaacaagtccaagcccaaacagatcataaaaaataacataaaacaggttcAGGCCCATCTGACAGTCGCCAGCGCCCAAtttcaccgtcgggcggttctgcggcttgatggaaaccgcccggcgccacggtTTACCGCCCGACGCTAGTCAACTGTgctctggttgactggttgacttttcctggTTGAGTGGTTGACTTTcctggttgattggttgacttttctggttgactggttgacttttctgcatatcttcaacctttctttccttttcttgagtctaagatcttcatcttcaactccattctttacctttctcaaattagctacaaaacaatgcaaaataagcataaaatcgctaaaaacaacttttgactctctcgaGACTCATtcattgagttttgcttgattctgagctcattccgagtagtaaagggtgtaatttggtcgaaattgacatatgaaaataactgtttttcaaccttcatcatttaTTCACAAGaactaagagaaagaaataaaagaggcAAATACACGTCTATGAAACCTACactattctttttaattctttttgtcactctaaaagctcttcattgttgccccatctatgatcatatcatctTATCCtctctgttttcttctttttctctttcgtCATCTGGAGCTTTGTCACTTTCAATTACAACATCTTTGCATTCCTTACCAGGCCTCTCGTTGTTTGTGATCTCATTCAGCATCTGACTTAGGACCCTGCAATGGGCCTCTATATTTTGTGATGAGGCCTGAATGTTTTTCCGAAATGAGAGAGAGTCCTTCGGGTATTGTTGGAGAGTCTCTTCAAGCTTTATAGTACTATTAGCTTGTGTTGGACTAGTGAATAGTCCTCCAACTTGCtcatattgattttgatttatgcttgagtaaggttcccaccagtagttgaaattATCTTGGCAAAATTGTATCTTGTTAGAGCATATTGTGAGACCTGCACAAAAATTCtagagagagattgttagtaataaaaaaaataatttagagattgttagttttttttttttttaaaaaagtaaaatagaaattggggattgaaaaatgaaaataaaaaacataaaataaagtcaaaattaatcaagaatcacacaaatagaatagcttaaactgtgagtccccaacaacgacgccaaaaacttgttgaggcaaatcggcaagtgtaccaagtggcacaagtaatataaaatggtaagaccaagtatcgtatcccagagcactctcggcgctgaacagttgtgtgaaagcaagattaattaagacttacaAGAAAAGAGATCAATAGTTTTtattgcaaaaacaaaataaaagtgatcagtggcaaaagagcacagagataaatggaggttgatttatatgagatgattatgctgTTGGGGTTTGACTTCACCAacttccctctcatgtatataagaattcttctttattcattaatgccaacgtccctcactaaatcacttaaacccgatccctcggtaaataagcctgtccctaattaccagttcatacaattcctagcattcctggtaaaaagatatgacgatcaagaggttaagacgactaagactcataccctcatccctgagcaatataacccttaggagtaattcaataaggacctgaattgaaaggaacctcccggcactcatgcaactcacagatcatgctattgtataagcaagaataaaaacagatgaattactctaacaaataatgaaaaaaacatatagaatcaagaatcaattcaaatacatgagagtttacaaggttacatcattccctaacaacaaatagaaattagttccccatagacatgggagaacctatgaataatggaagaaagaaagaagaatggaagactaagaattggctaggagtgtattgctatgctctcttctaccaaggatgcaaaacctagagccccagagtcctttaaatagtgtcagacacatcccaaagtgcggccaggtctgaaaaaatcaaatcagagcagaattAGGGaccgatccacgtgaaatcacgctcaagcgtcaTAGGGAGgtcgcccaagcgtgaattgagGTTCATGTGAGGCTTGGGCGCCAGTTCTGGACGCCTAGGCTTTGGGCGTTCTTCGCCTGGGCAACCAGCGTGATGTTGCTCTGCGCTGTTTTTCGTCCCTATCGCCTAGGCTTCGGGCTTTttcccttcttggtgccttttttaccccttttgagctcaatcttcttggcttttcacttcttcttctagtattgcttcaatttctgtcaaaacaaggggaatttgttagaaaactgttaaaattaacctcaactctcttattcacacaatttattgaaaacacatgagttcaagcaagtttctaagtggaaaagggtgcttttagtatcaaaatatATAGCAAATAACTGTGTTTCAAACCGTTATcattcaacaacaaatataagtcttCCTAGTTCCAATTttgcagaagataagttgtccactcctgccttaGCTGCTTTATGGTGTCTTCGAGTATAGGAGATAAACTGTTGAAGCGctgcacaattaagaaatattcatTATGGTTTGATCTATGctcaaagaaaattatttaagtgtGATGTTTTTTGAAAGTAAGCATGATTATATACCTCATTCTAGTCATTTGTAATgccagctcgaatgatggtctttatccaagacatcacatagtacccacattcccatgaatctagctgcttgatacactaaaatgacaaacaaaatatagtcaagaattaagatcattgaataatagtaaatgaattaaaactataaatgcacccAACCTTTGGATACAGGACTTGATTTAGTtgacctcgagatttaccccttactctatttacattaaaacacaaactaatattaatataactatcaaatcataaaaaatttaggAAAACATGAATTTCAAAGTCCAAAATAGGTGAAAgacttacccttgaagcatgtttctcaagtcatttttcatcttcctttgcagCGAACAAAATAATACAATTGTACATTGTTTGGGAACGAGGACAACAAACTATCAGTGAGCCTTGTTTGGAACAtgataaatagttagtaaactaattaagtaaactttaattaaatgttatgcataaaacaacacatatccatcaatgtatggcacaagaaataattttgtttcatttcaaatttgttACCACAACATcgaatggtctgaggttcaataAATCCATAAACGGAAGGCCGACCTTGGTCTACAACgactgtgtccatgtacctataacaacaaagttaagttgttaCAAACTagtaatctaaataaaaatattatggtaGACAAAATTAACTGCTTCTAGAAATTGGAAAATACCACACCTTGCAGAGACGTAAACTGCTTCTAGAAATTGGAAAATGTTTCTTCTAAATTGAAAGCAAGGCATCGTGGTACATGTGGAATTAAAAGaagtaaaggaaaaatataaaggaaaagtAAAGATGTTTCTTGTCATTCATCCCATACCCAAAAGCTCCAACATTGTTCCAAGTTTCCCCCACAAAACCGTTCCAGCTCTGCCAAAGAAAAATTCCCAAGAGCCAACTTCAAATCCCAATGTATGACGGCTGGTGTTCTCTAGCAATGGACGTGTGTCCCctaaatgaggtggggtccaccctaaaaaataaaaagaaaccctaggacaagtgtcctacaattttgggcctttcataatttttaaacaatggcccaatgtgcaaaagtttgtccaaaaagtttaaacaattaaatttcaatacaactaaaatttaaaatgtctaatcggagagtcttgaatttatttgttgtcctccaaatgtcccaaattgagtttccaaaattttccctggaaataataatgcaaataattagctcagaaaattcaaattaattaaaattagaatttccggtcaaattaagcactattagcgaaaacgggaaaatactggacatttaagcacaattccctgattaatttaagcacaataaactaagtgaagtcaagaaaatattgactcatcaccgcggcctattctccccttaaaaatttaaattttattcagatAAGGGTATAGGCCGCAGTTGCgggggaaccgcggcctattccctgcTGTTCTGAATCCCtcaactgccttttggggaatgtcagaatgTGGCAGGGGGGAATATGCCGTGGTTGTTCAGAGAACTGCGGCATATACCCCTCTACCTTCTGACATTCTCCATCCCTAACtaccttttggggaatgtcagtagGTTGCAGGGGCTAACTGTCAGAAGGTAGCAGGCGTATATGCCGCGATTCCTcaaagaaccgcggcatatacccctgttatttaaattttttcctGACGTGGCATCAAAGGTgatggttgactggggtatatgtcGCAGTTAAGAGGTGAACCACAGCAtataagttcgatttatttacaaaactatcACCGCACACCATtgtgctgcggtttctggtgaactgTGACATAATGTGTGCTGTATAAACCCTATTTTTTATTAGTGCCACTTGTTCTGCTGTCAGCTTCAACGTAGTGGCATTTACCCTCTTGTTTCTCTCAACAGTGTTGTCACTTCTTCGTAATATGAGAGGCATAGGCTTGAACTCTTGGTGATCAAAGCGTGAGGTTGATGGAGGATTAGTGAATTTTAGCACAGTTCGATCCAGAAAGGGCATTTCATGAGGCTCTAATGTGTCTCCACGAGCCAACTTTGCCCATGAATTGATGAAGTGAATGGCAGAAATACCATCAAACAAAAGATGAGATATAGCAACCCCAATGCAAAACGCTTCATCACCAAGGAAGCTTGTTACTTGCACTAGTAACAAGGGAAGTTCCTCAATGAAGGTTTTTGTGTAATTGACTGTTGGAACCAAGTCATTGGCGGATTCACCCAAAAAGTCACCATAATAGTTCGCTGTTTTTGTGGATTCTGCTTCAATCAACACCGCTCCTTTTGCATTACAATCCAATTCCCATCTGTCACCTTCTTCTAACCTTCTCAATCTACCAGCAACTGGATAGTAATGCGACAAAAGTTTGCTAAGAGAGTTTCTCATCTGTTCAACTAATGCGTCATGGTTGTGCTTTGCATGGAAAACGTAGATGGTCTGTGTATGGCACAGACGCGCCACTTGATCGATATCAGAGAGCCATTGGATACCTCCTGGAGTTGGTTGATTCGGAACTACTGTGTACGAAGCTTTGATGGTTACCATTTTTGTGAAATGTTTCTATTACAACACtcacaaaatgaaaatgaacttATAAAATCTTCTACTTTAAAGTAGAATGTGGCATTGCCCTCTGTAGTTGGTtcatttacatttatataattaacaataaatccttataaattatatctttacatttacataattaaataagataaaaaataaccatttatttcaaatatattatttacaataaattaaactaattattcttcttaaaattattacaacaaaaatttatttttctatttttttacgtcacttgtttttcatattatttcagCTACTAAACTTTTTTCAAATGGTTACACCTACTAATTatcttatttcaaaatttatcctaaaaagtaattttactctaaaaatatacattcctaaaatttaattcaaaacaaatctcttaaataatcatatactttattcttattttactaCCCAtctattagttattttatttttttaaaaaaatcatgactaagttattttattattaacttattttattaacctataaatttaaattatttaatatataattttaactaaaataaaaaattatttattgctAGTCTTCTAATCATCctcatcaaaattattattaacttcAATTATTTAACCAAATATCAAtacatttttcaaactttttttttaaaagataccttatttataaactattaaaGAGAACCAAAATccaatttaaaattgaattttcgGAAAATCACATTTTGCCTAACattctaatgaaaaaaaaaaatcgacaAAATAAGGTTCATAATTCAGAAAtcgataaaataatattcatacactagtaaaaaattgggtttatACAgtgcacattatgccacggttcaccaaaAACCGTagcataatggtgcgcggtggcagttttgtaaataaatcgaacttataTGCCGCAGTTTCCCTCTTAACCGCagcatataccccagtcaaccatcATCTTTGACGCCACGTatgcaaaaaaattaaataacagggGAAtggtcgcggttctctgagcaaccACGGCCTATTCCCTGCATACTTTACACGAATCTGAAAgatggggaatgtcagtagGTGGCAGGGGGTATATGCCGTGGTTGCCCAGAgaaaccgcggcatatacccctgcgacctactgacattccccatcagttagcccctgcaataaattggcaggggaatatgtTGCGGTTGCTCTGGgaaaccgcgacatatacccccTGTCACctactgacattccccaaaaggcagttggggAGACAGTTGGGTATTCAGAACGTTAgggtataggccgcggttgctctgagaaccgcgacatattcccccatctgaataaattttaaataaatttgaaatatttaagggtatataccgcggttgcccgctgaaccgcggcatatagcttcaaaaataatttaaaaaatgccatttttattattttttaaggagTATAGGCCGCGATTATGTagtgaaccgcggcatatacccctttACTACCGCGGGTAAGTtgttaaccgcggcatattccctttggtaggttaaaaaaaacaaaacacagaaCAATTTCATCTTCTCCACGCGATTTTGAAGCTTTTCTCTGCCTCTGCCTCCACGCGATAACGTTGCTGCCGCGCCATCTCTGTAGAACCGTCTTTGCCGCCGCGCCATCTCAGCCGTCCGTCGCGCCCTCTACCGTCGCGCCCTCTGCCGTCGCGCAAGCCTCTGCCGCCGTGCCATCCTCTCCGTCGCGCCATCTCTGCTGCCCCGGGTACGTTCCATTTTCTTCTCTAATGAAATTTTTGTGCTATATTGAAATGCTAGGTTTGAATATGTTGTTGTGGCTTTGATCgtttttgtcaaatttgttgTGGTTTAGGTGGTTCAATAAGAGACAAAGTATGTTAGCTTGTAGGGGAAAGGATTGGAATAGAGGtagataaaatgtatttaatttttttttatcagcaaatttatttaattttaataatatgctatgaactttttttagtagatttattataaaatcaaaattatgtgattgaatgattcCTATCGACAAACTATGATAATTCTCATATGAAATTATTTGTGATagaatgtttgaattgatcatttcaatgattattaattgtatgattgtatgactgaattgattgtatgattgaattgataattttataaatgaatgcaaaaaccttttttatatatagtgctattccagcaagtatgatgatggttgggagatcaattgctaacaatacaaagattgcttggatttctctcaaggtttgacatatgctaaagccatactttcttatacttgttttattttaatgttattcactaactatttacaactgtgatgatatattgtagtgtaacagacaaaatggtcatatgagtgcggatactatgtaatgtattggatggccCAAATTGTTTgttctcacatcacaagaggctgggaaatggtaatatttaactttaacaaattttgatttttttcccaaatttagaattcatatacactaattaatatgaattgtcttgtgcagaaattcaagactactacaccagttcgtgagaagccactattattcatgaggaacgctgctgcaaagtatatagttagattatataatagatcttagttactagatttaaacattgcatttgattagattgtattttattagactttgtactttatttgatgttaaaatacatttcaacatgtgtttgttctgttgaaaatgaatttgaacgtgtatttgatatgtaggtttgtttttgtggtagtggatatcacaaaaacagacctgctattttaaaagactgcaggggaatatgccggggttgttaccacaaccgcggtataaagtgtttgtttttttttttaaagacctatggccgcggttagtgccagaaccgcggtctattcctggGTTTTTTACCGCGGtacaaccgcggcctatactatggatatattttttttttttaaaaaaaggggtTTGGGCCGCGGTTCCTACTACAACTGCGGTATATTCCCCAATCATTTTACTGTGGTTGTAACCACGACCTAAAGTCTCtaacttactaccgcggctgaatatgccacggttcataaaccgcgacatatagtgAAAAGTAACCGAGGTATATTcccttcgctgcactagtgataaTTCAAAAACCAATGACAATCAGTGATCACAAACAACAATTTCACTCAACCACTACAACGACAACTTCAACCACCAATGATAACTGGTGACGACAAAGAACTAAAACAGTAAACGAAACAAGCACAAAATGAAAGGAATTGAAGTAGATATAAAGTGAAACAAGaacgaaaaaaaaaggaaaagaaagaagaagaaacgcAAAAGGGAAAAATTGATACGAAAAAGaagatttgagaaaaatatcaaatattctaTATCGGTTATAGTGactaaccaatataaaaaaattctccaAATCggtataaaaaagtttataattacattacttttatactaattttaagtctaatcgataaaaaaaacgactttttataccaattatgaatataatcggtatagaaaaatttataatttattacaattttatcgtatcatcttttatattatgattCTATATCTAatggatataaaaaaattctcataattagATACGGTAACCcattatatgttatatataataaatcattataaaaaaatatatttcacaaTAATTCCAAAAACCGAATTTTATTGTGAACTAAAAATGAATTACATGTGGAAATATTGTTCACAGTGTAATATATATCTATTGTTTCGGTAGGAATTTCAGGGACCGAAAGCACCAATCTTAATGACGTGATTCTGCTTCCTTTAGATGGGAGATCTTCAATTTCCTTTGCCGTCCGTTCTTCAGACCGTCCGTCAAACTCCAATCTTTGCCCGGGAGGGGGGTGGTACCTGTAAAGgtactccgacgatcaagttagatgtCGGTGTAGGAAGACCCTCTGTCCTCAGCAAGTGGATGCTTAGAACGGAGAGAGGGTGAAACTCAATCAAGTGTGAGAGTATCAGTGAGATTATAGCAGAGAGTATGCTAAAATgtgcgtaccttgtttggagccTTTTGCTtcttatttataggctttggatcgatataaaatcaaaacgacagaataaaatataaacagaatgaaatataaacaaacttacctgaAATATCTCTGTTGAGATATGATTTAATACgagatatatgatattatatgatattattcCTTTATTGTCGTGTGTGACATGATGGGCCTTGAGCCCAATAAGTCTGGATTAGTTTAATGATTCGACCCATTTAACTGGTATGTATGACCGTTCGGTTTAACCGGTCGTCGAAGATATACtatcgtacatcatcccccctaAGTCCAAAGGAGGGACGAGGCTTTAGCCTGGTGTGACTACAGGACTTTGATGAGTGTTGGGAAGGATAGTGGTCGATCGGTGTAGACTTAACTGCGTCGTTCGCTTTGATGACCGTTCGTACTGATTGTGGCCCTAGTGGTAGGCAAACATACATGGATAGCTTTGTAAGTATAAGTTAAACGACGCAAGCACACCGTCgttttaacttttaaacatATAAGTGGATTTGCCCGCGTTACGGGAGTGGCAGAGTCGCCAAATTAGAACCGTTAGATCTCAGGCATCTAACGGTGTAGGTAATGTGACGGTTTCGTAACCTCCACGCTTTGAAAAGTTTAATGATTTGGAAATGAACCGTCATTTCATCATTGTTTCCCGTGTTTGCCTTCAGAAGCTCTCATCTTGCCCAAGTACTCTACACTATTTCGGCTTCCGTT
Above is a genomic segment from Vigna radiata var. radiata cultivar VC1973A chromosome 10, Vradiata_ver6, whole genome shotgun sequence containing:
- the LOC106775585 gene encoding spermidine hydroxycinnamoyl transferase-like, with the protein product MVTIKASYTVVPNQPTPGGIQWLSDIDQVARLCHTQTIYVFHAKHNHDALVEQMRNSLSKLLSHYYPVAGRLRRLEEGDRWELDCNAKGAVLIEAESTKTANYYGDFLGESANDLVPTVNYTKTFIEELPLLLVQVTSFLGDEAFCIGVAISHLLFDGISAIHFINSWAKLARGDTLEPHEMPFLDRTVLKFTNPPSTSRFDHQEFKPMPLILRRSDNTVERNKRVNATTLKLTAEQVALIKNRVYTAHIMSQFTRNRSTMVCGDSFVNKSNLYAVVHLLTATYTPVNHHL